In Thermodesulfobacteriota bacterium, one genomic interval encodes:
- a CDS encoding thiolase family protein, translating into MRDVAIIGAGMMRFGKYADKGIKDLVAEAVRAAVADAGIQFGDIEAAYVGSAVPGVMTGQEQIKAQVCLSAMGIDSIPMYNVENACASSSSALNLAWTAVGAGIYDCVLVVGFEKLYDTNKLKSFMALGTAVDIQMVEKFLADFQKRQQSGEKILSDDSGKSKSIFMDMYAYYTRQYMKRYGLTQEHFAKLAVKSHRNGANNPHAMYQKEVTLEEVLNSGDVAFPLTRMMCSPVSDGSAAAIVCSKEKAAQFTTRPVWIASSVVGSGRICDDLSDTLTRRLGPKAFEKAGIGPRDLNVIEVHDATSPSEIITLIELGVCPGEEAPRWIDEGRLEIDGTIASNPSGGLAAKGHPIGATGLGQVHEIVHQLQGKAGKRQIKDAKIGMTHNGGGILGVDAAAMALHIFKR; encoded by the coding sequence GTTCGGCGATATCGAAGCCGCCTATGTCGGGTCGGCGGTGCCGGGTGTCATGACGGGCCAGGAACAGATCAAGGCGCAAGTTTGCCTGAGCGCCATGGGGATCGACAGTATACCCATGTATAACGTGGAGAACGCCTGCGCCAGTTCGTCGTCGGCCCTGAACCTGGCCTGGACCGCCGTCGGCGCCGGTATTTATGACTGCGTGCTGGTGGTGGGGTTTGAAAAACTGTACGATACGAACAAACTCAAATCCTTCATGGCCCTGGGCACCGCCGTGGATATCCAGATGGTGGAAAAATTTCTGGCCGATTTCCAGAAGCGGCAGCAGTCCGGCGAGAAGATTTTAAGCGACGACAGCGGCAAGAGCAAAAGCATATTCATGGACATGTACGCCTATTATACCCGGCAGTACATGAAGCGCTACGGCCTGACCCAGGAGCACTTTGCCAAGCTGGCGGTGAAAAGTCACCGGAACGGGGCCAATAACCCCCATGCCATGTACCAGAAGGAAGTCACCCTGGAAGAGGTGCTCAATTCCGGGGACGTGGCCTTTCCCCTGACGCGGATGATGTGTTCCCCGGTCAGCGACGGCAGCGCGGCGGCCATTGTCTGTTCAAAGGAGAAGGCCGCGCAATTCACAACCCGGCCGGTCTGGATCGCGTCCTCGGTAGTGGGCAGCGGCAGGATCTGCGATGACCTGTCCGACACCCTGACCCGGCGGCTGGGTCCGAAAGCCTTTGAAAAGGCCGGGATCGGGCCCAGGGATCTGAACGTGATCGAGGTCCACGACGCCACCTCGCCGTCGGAGATCATCACCCTGATCGAACTGGGTGTCTGCCCCGGCGAGGAAGCGCCCCGCTGGATCGATGAAGGGCGGCTGGAAATCGACGGTACTATCGCCTCCAACCCCTCCGGTGGTCTGGCCGCCAAGGGCCACCCCATCGGCGCTACCGGCCTGGGGCAGGTGCACGAGATCGTTCATCAACTGCAGGGAAAAGCGGGCAAGCGCCAGATCAAGGACGCCAAAATCGGTATGACCCATAACGGCGGCGGGATCCTGGGAGTTGACGCGGCGGCCATGGCCCTTCACATATTCAAACGGTAA